The DNA sequence TTTAACTAAATGTAAAGCTTTTGTAAATGAGGTCTCCTTTTGTATTAAAATGTCGGATTTGAGGGAATGAAGATAAATTTGAACATAGAAAAGCCTGTCCCCGGAGGAGACAGGCTTATACTTATAATGAAAGATTTATATAGCTGCTGATTTGTTCCAGACACTTCGCTTTCCGCGGGGTCTCAAAAACTCTGCTGCCTCCTGCAGGACGTTGAATCTGCTTCTTCAAACTGCCCGCGCAGGAGAAAAATGCGCATGCATTTTATGATGAGTCTGCGTGCCTTGCTTATTACAGTCCAGCTTCCTCACGTTCAGCTTCCTGGCCTTCTTTTACATCTTCAATATTCTCCACTTTTTGGACTGCTTCTTCTTTATCTTTATTTTCTTCGGCACGCTTCTTCTTCAGATCGAAATAGGCATCCAGCACACGCTCGCCGATTTTTTTGTTGGCTCCATGATCGACGCTTCCCTGGTAGGCCCATGGGACTAGAACAGCCATGGCTACCTCAGGATTATCTGAAGGTGCATAGCTTACAAGGCTCAGGTTCATGGTTTCAGGCGGCTCCTTGCCGAAATCCTCTCTTCTTGGTCCATCGTAGAAGGCCTCCGCAGTCCCCGTTTTCCCTGCCGGCTTATAAGTTTTCCCTTTTCCGCCAAAGCTTCCGTAAGCTGTGCCGCCCGGCTCCTGCATAACCCTCCTGAAGCCTTCCTGGACGCGTTCAATCCAGTTTTCTTCTACATCAAGCCTGTTCAAGACCTTCGGCTTGATTTCCTCAAGAATCGGCCCGAGTTCACTGTTGTCCATCAGAGGCTCACGGATTTCTTTGACAATATGGGGCTCCATCCGGTTGCCGCCGTTGGCGATAGTGGAAACATATTGGGCAAGCTGCATATTGGAATAGGTGTCATACTGCCCAATTGCAAGGTCAAGCATAAAACCGGGCTTGTCGCTCATCCCCTTGAATCCGGTCTGCTCATTCGGCAGGTCGATTCCTGTCCTGACCCCAAGGCCAAATTGCGCGAAGGAATCCCGGATTGTATCAAACCCTTCCTCATTGAGCGGGAGCGGCCTGTCCGGCTTATAGACACCGTCCCCGATCCTTATGGCTGTCTGGAACATATAGACGTTGGAGGAATATTTCAGCGCATTGATATCATCTAGCGGCCCAAAGTTCTTCCATGATTTTTTTATTGGAGTGCCTTTGATTCGCAGAGGCCCGTCGAAGATGACTGACCCCGGCTGGATGACCCCTTCTTTATAGCCCGTAAGGATGGTGGCACCCTTTACAGCTGATCCGACATTATAGGTCGTCGTAATATTTCCCAGGGCATCATCCTGCATCTCGCCGTCAACGATTTTCTTGCCGGCCATCGTCAGGATTTCCCCGGTCATCGGATCCATCAGGACGGTATATGCCCTGTCTAGAAGTGCGGTTCCAGGGGAACGCTTGGCGGCCCTGAGCTCTTCCTCAAGGATCTTTTCCACTTCCTTCTGAAGTTCCATATCGATGCTCAGGACCAGGTCCTTGCCCCTTTGCCCTTCGCTGATCGTCTCAGTCTTCAGAAGGCTTCCGCCTTTATCGGTTATATTTTTAACCTTTGCTTTCTGGCCATGAAGGACATCCTCATATTGCAATTCGATATAGCTTTTCCCGACCCTGTCATTGCGGCTGTAATCTCGTGCCAGGTAATAATCCACCTTTTCCGCAGGCAGGCCTTCATCTGATTTTGAGATCCTTCCCAGCACCGATTGCAGCGTGCTGCCAAAAGCATAATATCTTTCCCAGTCAGTTGTCGTGTCCACGCCTGGAAGGAATTGAAGATTTTCACTGACAACTGCAAATTCTTCATTGGTGACATCTTTATTTTTCACGATTTGCGGAGTCAATGCATATCCGCTTGTGAAATCCCTGTAGATCGCCAGAATTTCTAAATCTTTATCTGTGAGGGAACTCAGCTCTTCCTCTGTGATGCGATCCAGTTTCAAATCATATACTTTTTTATTGAACTCTTTATCATCTTCATATTTTTCCTTTAAGGCATCAAGCTCTTTTTGTGTTACTTTTGCATCTGCCTTTTCCTGGTTCTTTATGATCCAGTAATCTTTCTTATCCCTCTCCTGGACTTTTTCTGTATCCTTCTGAATCAGGCTGGCCAGATTTTCCGCTACCTTAAGCATTTCCTCCTGGCTTGCGCCTTTATTTGTGTAAGTGATGGCATTCTGCGGCGTATTGTCCACAATTACCTTGCCAGTGCTGTCAAACATCTTGCCCCGCGGAACAGGGTTATTGACAGTCACGTCCTCCGTCCTCTCAATTTCCCTTTTGTAGTCATCCCCATACACAATCTGAACAACGCCAAGGCGAAGGATCAGCATGGAAAACAGCAAAAATACAGCAAAGAACAGCATGTTCAGCCTCATAGGCACATGGTTCTTCTTTTTTCTCTTTTTATTCAAAACAGCAGCACACTTCTTTCCTCATGAATTGTCTTCTTATATTGTAAAAGAAAGTAGAAAATATTTCTATAAACAGCCTGCTGGTTTTAACAGGAAATAATTAGCTTTCGGCACACAAAAAGAGGAGGGCAGGCTCCCTCCCCCTCCTATGCAGGCTTGATTTGAATTTTACGATAGAAGAAGTAAATCACTGAATGGCCTGCCCCCACGAACAGCAACAGAATGGGAATACTCTTTTCCTCGCTGAAAAAAGTTACTGCACCGAGGAAGCAGAGAATGGATACAACCCTGCCCATATTCAGAAATACTTCCCTGACGACAATATACTCAATCCTCATCTCAGCTGCTCGCCAGCCTGTTCCGATAACATCATAGGTCATGGAAACATAGGGAACAAGCAGCAGGGGATAAGCAATGGCAATCGAAGCCGCATACATGAGCAGCCTTGCGTACGTAACATCAATGATGATAAAAAAGATGCTGGCATATAGAATCAGTCCGCCAGCCAGGATCGATTTTATGCGGTATTTCTTTTTTATGAGCCTTGATGCAAGATAATACGCTACAAAGGCAATGCCCGAATTGATCAGCCCGAATGTCCCAAGAGCCATTTCACTGCCTGTCGATATAAAAACGAAGACAGAGATGACAAACACGAAGGTCCCCTCACGAAGCCCCTGAAAAAAATGTGCATTGGTGACAAGCTTCCAGTTGGGGTTATTATTTCTTTCTTTAAAGATGCGGACAAACCAATAGCCCCCTTCTGCAGGACGGCGCTTCAGAAAAAAGCTTAAAAAGACAGCAAGTGAGAACAGGACTAGAGAAAGTCCAAAAACAATCGAATAGCCTGTGAATTTTTCCAGCCTGGAAATGATGAAGCCTGCTGAAATGGGTCCAATCATCCCTCCGACTGAAGAAAGGATCCCAAGAAATCCGTTGAAAAAATCCCGCGTATCCGGCTCAGTAATTTCAAAGGTAAGCACATTAAACGCCAGCCAATAGAAACCATATCCCATTCCAAGCAGCGCTCCAAGGAGCAGCAGGAATTGGGATGCCTTTGTGCCGATGATCAGGACAGTCAAATAAAACAGAGCCAGGCATATGACGCCGATCCTCAGGACAATGACCCTGTCAATCTTCTTTGCCCATCTTCCTGCAAGTATAAAGGTAAGCGGCTGAATGACGACAATCGATAAATTATACAATCCCAGATCCTTGAATTCCCCTGATTGCTTCCATAAATAAATATTTACAAAAGTGTTTGAAAGAGCAACACTCAAAGAATAAAGCCCCCCGATTAATAGCAGCAGGGTCAGGTCTTTATTCAGCTCAATATTTCCGATCAGCTTATTCAATTTGCTCATTTTATAAAAACTCCCCTTTGTTTCTAAGGGTAGTCTTCTACAATGGGGACTTGCTTATTCATCCCTGAACGCTTTGATTGCATGCAAAAAGGCAGCAGACGAATCTGCTGCCTATCCTGGATGGAAAGATTATTTTGCTGAGCTGTAGCGCTTGGACACTTCTTCCCAGTTAACTGCATTAAAGAAGTTATTGATATATTCCGGACGGCGGTTTTGATACTTGAGGTAGTATGCATGCTCCCAAACATCAAGGCCAAGGATAGGCGTTTTGCCTTCCATCAATGGAGAGTCCTGGTTTGGAGTGCTAGTTACTTCAAGCTCGCCGTTGTTGACTACGAGCCAAGCCCAGCCAGAACCAAAGCGTGTAGTTGCAGCTTTTGCGAACTCTTCTTTGAAGCTTTCGAAGTTGCCGAATTTGCTGCTGATGGCGTCTTGAAGCTCGCCAGTCGGCTCGCCGCCGCCATTTGGAGAAAGGATCTGCCAGAATAAAGAGTGGTTGGCATGCCCTCCGCCATTGTTTCTTACTGCTGTGCGGACTGATTCAGGAACAGCATCAAGATTCGAAACGACTTCCTCAACTGTTTTTGAAAGAAGCTCTTCATTGCCTTCCAATGCATTGTTAAGGTTAGTTACATATGTGTTATGGTGCTTCGTGTGGTGGATGTTCATTGTTTCTTTGTCAATGTTTGGCTCCAGCGCATCGTAAGCATAAGGTAATTGCGGTAATTCAAATGCCATAATAAATTCCTCCCTATGTATCATTATTTAGCTTCCGAACGGCATCTATTCCATTTTTCAGAAAATAGAATCGTTCTAAAAGTCTTTAATGTTAGATTACCAAACTTGGGTAATCCTTTCAAACAAAATGCTTTGCCTGACAGATATACAATACCCTCTCTTCTCCCTTTTATGCATGCAGCGGTCATAAAACGAGAAACAGGAAGTACACAATCATGACTGTCTGAATGAAACCCTTTGCCGCAATGCTGCTGACAAAGCCGACAACCGATCCCATCCCGATTTTTGCAGCTTCCCTGATGCCCTTCCTATGGACAATCATTTCAGCGGCGATGGCGCCGATGAAGGGGCCGATCAGTATCCCTAAAACCGGGATGACAAAAGGGCCGGCCAGGATGCCGATCGTGCTTCCCCAGATTCCCGCCTTTGAACCTCCGTATTTCTTGATGCCAATCATATTGGCCGCATAATCGGCTCCGAACAGAAGAAGGACAAACATCCCCTGGACGAGCCAGAACAGCCACCCGAAGGGCTCAAAAGAATAGGACAGCCCATAAACAACAAATCCTCCGATGATGAAAAGGACGCTTGGGATGATGGGCAGAAAGAGGCCAATAAAAGCAATCGCAAATAAAATAATGATAATCGTCCAGTATACATATTCCATTAGACCAGCACCTTCGACTTTTTATTTTTCTATCCACTCTGAAAAAGGAAAAAGCAAGAGGTTTCCCTCTTGCTTACTATACACTAATTGTCTTCTCCTAAAACAGCCTCTGCAATGTTCACAGCATGATCACCGATACGCTCCAGATTGCTGATAATGTCCACATAAACAATTCCCGCCTGTCCGGTGCATGTCCCTTCATTCATCCTGATGATATGCTGCTTCCTCAGCTTTCTTTCCATCTTGTCAATTTCCTCTTCTTTTTTGACAACATGCCTTGCAGCTTCCTTATCATTATGGTCAAGCGATTCGAGGGATTCCTTTACCGTTGAAATCGTCAAAGCGAACATATCTTCAAGGTCATTCATCGCCGATTCAGTGATTTTCACTTTATTGGCCTGCTGATATTCAATCAGTTCAATGATGTTTTCAAAGTGGTCGCCGATCCGCTCGATGTCCCTTACTGTATCCATCAGGACTGTATGTTCTTCAGACTCATTTTCAGAAAGTGAGCTTGTTGATAGATTAATCAGATAATCTGTAATCTTGCGGTCAAGATTATTGATAGCTTCTTCAAGCTGATAGGTACTGTCTGAATGCTTTTTCAGCTTTGTCTTTAAGAACAGGTTTGTTTCTTCAAGGCCTTTAACCGCAAACGATCCCATCCTGAGCACTTCTTCTTTCGCCTGGCCAAGGGCAATTGAAGGAGACTGTTCTATAAACACCGGATCAAGATGCTTCGCTTTATAGTCAACAACTGAATCTTCGCCCGGAATCAGCTTTGTGACTATGAAGGCAAGCGCCGCTACAAATGGAAGCTGAATCAATGTGTTGGACGCATTGAAGATCCCGTGTGCAAACGCAATTGTCATTTCCGGATTGAGACTAAGCTTATCCTGTAAAGCTGAAATCAGCAGATTGAACGGATGAAGCAGTATCAGGAATATGGTTGTCCCGATCAGATTGAAAAGGACGTGTACAGCTGCCGCTCTCCTCGCTGCGACAGAGGCCCCAATGGCTGCCAGCACGGCAGTAATGGTTGTACCGATATTATCCCCGAAGAGGACTGGCAGAGCTGCATCAAGATTGATCAGATTCTCAGAGAATAAGCCCTGCAGAATCCCGATTGTCGCACTCGAGCTTTGGACGATGACCGTGAACAATGTACCGACCACTACACCAAGGATCGGGTTGGAGCTCATATTGACTGTTAGATCGTGGAATGCCTCAAGCCCCCTGAGCGGTTTCATTCCCCCGCTCATCAGTTCAAGTCCATAAAATAATGCCCCGAATCCAAAAACGATCTGGCCGGCATTATGTACTTTTTTATTTTTAAAGAAGAATAGCATGATCGAGCCCAATGCTATGATTGGAAGTGCATATTCCCCAACATCAATACCAATGATGAACGCCGTTACCGTCGTTCCGATATTTGCACCCATGATGACGCCAATTGCCTGGCGCAGGGTCATGAAGCCGGCACTGACAAGACCGACGGTGATGACTGTTGTAGCAGAGCTGCTCTGGATAAGGATCGTGACAATGATCCCCGCGAGAACACCCATGACCGGATTGGTAGTAAACTTGTCCAATATATCCCTAAGTTTATCACCGGCCGACTTTTGAAGGCCGTCGCCCATGAATTTAATACCGTATAAGAAAATACCAAGGCCGCCCAAAAATTCAAAAAGCATTTGCTGGATGTTTAGTTCCACCATTTTTCAACCCCTATAACTTTTTAGATTCGACATTAATCTACAAACCCCACATCATTATGTATGATGGGTAAATAAAAAGTAAAGATTCCTTCAGCCAAATTTACAATACCTTAACATTTAAGCCTAATGTTACAGTTGTGTTACAAATCTGTTTATGGATCATACTTGTACATATAGGGCTCTGCGGCTAAAATAAATGGTGAATCTTTTTAAGGGTGTGTCAAAATGAATGTATTTAAACAGTTTTTTAAAAGTCTTTATTCCCCAAGGGATATAGCAGCCTTCCGTTTTCAGGGAATCGGGAAGACAATTTTCTATGTTTTCCTCCTTACCCTCCTGTCTGTCCTGCCAACCATCTATTATTTCAGCACGGCCATCATGTCAGGAGCAGATGCTGCCCGTGAGAGTCTGGCAGAGGATATCCCTGACTTTACGATTGAGAACGGGGAACTGAATTCCGATCAAAAAGCTCCGATCATCATCAATAAAAACAGCTTTACCATTGTATTTGACTCAACAGGCACCGCCAATAAAGAAGAGCTGGCCGATTCCAATATGGCCCTCGCTATGCTAAAAGATGAATTTATGTTTGTTGCAGGCGGGCAGGTGCAAACGTATTCTTATTCAATGGCAGGCGATCTGACTTTGACGAAGGAAGACGCAGTATCCTTCCTGGATTCCATTGATTCAGTCCTGGTCATTTTCATCATTATTATGGCTTTAGTCATTTACCTGTTCAGCACCGCGGTTAAATTCATTGAGGTTTCCGTACTGGCGCTGATCGGCCTCCTTCTCCGCAGCATTGCCGGCCGCCGCCTGCAATACAGGCACTTATGGCGGATGGCCGCATACAGCGTCACGCTGCCGACTGTCTTCTTTGCGGTCATGGGCGCTTTGCAGACAAATGTGCCAAGCGGCTTCATGATCAACTGGTTTGTGTCCATCATCATCCTGATGCTGGCAATAAAGGAAGTGCCTATGCCAAAAAGCAAGCAATAAGCGTCAGTAATCAAGCTGTATTCTCAGCCGGATTACCCTTCCAATTTGCATATGAAAAAGGCGGACCATTCGGGCCGCCTTTTTTCATTCATTAATATTTAAACAATGATATGGTTTCCGCAAGCGACCCGGAAAGGGAGATAAGGCTCTCACCCGCATCATGGCTTCTTTTAGTCTTGGCTGCCTGCTCATTGGAAGCTGAAATCATTTGTTCTGCACTTGCAAGTGTTTCCTGGCTTACGGAGGCAAATCCTTCTGCTGCAGCCTCGGCTTCAGGCACTATCCCATTCAGGACGGCCAGTCCCTTCTCGGACTCTTTAATCATCATGCTTACTGATGAAATTTCCCGCATGAGTACATCAAATGTGTTCCTGCTTTTCTCCGCTGCCTCCAGATGAATCTCAAAGTTTTCCTGCATCTCCTGGAAGCCATCTGAAGCTTTAGCAGAAATACTCTCCATCTCTGCTATAGTTCCTGTTATATTTTCAGCAGCTTTTGAAGACTGCTCTGCCAGCTTCCTTACTTCATCAGCCACAACCGCGAAGCCTTTTCCTGATTCCCCTGCCCTTGCTGCCTCTATGGCCGCATTCAGGGCAAGAAGCTTTGTCTGCCCGGCAATATCCTGAATCAGCGTGACCACTTGTGCGATCTTATCTGAATAATCCCTTACCTCCTGTACAGAGGCAGAAACTGCTTTAAACTCCTTCTCATAGTTTCTCACGGTATGAACAAGATCCTTGATGCTTTCTTCACCTTCTGATGCGGATGTATTCATTGAGCTTGCGCTGGCAGTCATACTTCCCATCATCTGAGAGATGCTTTCGATTGAATTTTTCATTTCCTGAAAAAGCTGAATGCTTTTCTCTGAACTTCCTGCGGTTTCTTCTGCCCCGGCCCTTACCATGCGGATGGCTTCATTAAGGTGTTCCTGCTCTTCCAGAACCAGGCCGGAAATTTCCTGCAGATCAGCACCTGTCCATGTCAAATCCCTGGATGTATCCGAAATGCGGATGATCAGCTCCCTCATCTGGCTCATCATGCTATGAAAACTTTTTATCAGAGATGTAATCTCCGGGATTGTGGTTCGTGATTCTGCTTTTAAGTCAAGGTTACCCTTCCTGGCCTGCTTCATAATATCTCTTAACGTATTAAGCGGGCCTGTAATGCTTCGGACCAGCAGCAAGATGAGGAGGGCAGCAGCCGCTATACTGGCAATCGCTGCAATAAGTATGTATGTAGCCATGTCATAAACATTGTGCAGGTATTGCTCTTGCGGGATGGCTATTAAAAATACCCCATTAAGCTCCTGGACATTGTGATAGGAAAGGGTATATTCCTTTCCATTCAAATTTTCATGGGCAATCCCGGTTTTTGTTTCCTGGATGCCGGCCAAAAGCTTCTCCGGAAACTTCAATGAAGATTTTTTACTGACATCAAAAGCTTCCGCCTTTCCTCCCGAAATAAGAAAATATTCACCGTGCAGCCCATCTTTTGCCAGCTCCGCTTCCTGTCCCTTCAGCACCTGGTTTACCTTTTTGCTGAACTCATCTTCTTTTCCCACGTAAATGAACATCAAGTTCTGTGCAAGCTGGTAAAAGGTTTTTGTTTCTCTTTCCAGCCTTTGCTCCATAAGCTCTACCGCTGTATCTTTTGACTTTTCATATGAGATATAGGCAACTGCTGAAATGGCCGCAACAAGCAGCCCCAAAGTCAGGAACAGAAGCCTGAATTGCAGCGGCATCCTTGCCATGAGATTTTTCCCGGTTATTCTTAACTTCATACTCTGCAATGGCCTGGCAAAACGTTTGCCAGCCTTTTTAAGTTTGATGAAATACTGTGATGTTTTTGCCAAAATACATCTCTCCCCCTCTAATACCTTCAATTATAGAGAGGGATTGTTAAGCTTTTGTAAAAAAGCAGTAATATTTTCCTAAATCATTTTTCGTATGCATAGCTTGTTCTATCCTTGGATGTACAGGCATACATTCAGTATAAAAATACTGCGGATCGGAGGCTGTGCCCAATGAAACGGTTTGCTGCGCTGCTGATTGCTGTTCTTGCCATATATATTATATTTTATGATCTGAGCCGCGGGACCCTTCCTGCCCCTGACCAGGCCCCTGCCCTTGAAGCCTCTTCCATTGTGGAGCCGGATGAGGATGCTTTGGCCTATTTTGAACAAAAAGCAGTTCCCGGGGAGACTGTCCTGACAATCGTCGAGAGGCATCTGGACAGCTCAGTTCCCGTTTCTATCTCCCGGGTAGCAGCAGATTTTGAAAAGCTTAACAGCGGAGTGAAGGCCGGGAAGATTCAGGCAGGCAAAATTTATAAATTTCCGGATTACGCAAAAACTAGCAATTGAAAAGATAAATGCCAGAACCATCATTCTTGTCAATTCAGCAGGTTCATTGATACAATAGGATATAGTTTGACAGCGGCAGGACTTTGCAATGCGCTGCTGAAAATTCATTTTATATTGTTCCAATTCCATATTTAAAGGAGCGAATCACCATTGAGTGAAATTATACATCGTACCAAAACCCGCCCGGTCAAAGTAGGCAACCTGACCATCGGCGGCAATAATGAACTTGTAATCCAAAGCATGACGACCACTAAGACGCATGATGTGGAAGCTACTGTTGCTGAAATTAAACGGCTTGAAGAAGCAGGATGCCAAGTGGTCCGGGTGGCGTGCCCTGACGAAAGAGCGGCAAATGCGATCGCTGAAATAAAGAAAAGGATCAATATCCCTCTTGTAGTGGATATCCATTTTGATTATAAACTGGCTCTTAAGGCTATCGAGGGCGGAGCTGACAAAATCAGGATTAATCCTGGTAATATCGGCCGCCGTGAAAAAGTGGAAGCAGTTGTTAAAGCTGCAAAGGAAAAAGGGATCCCGATCCGGATCGGTGTTAATGCCGGTTCACTGGAAAAGCGGATCATCGAGAAATACGGCTATCCGACTGCCGACGGTATGGTGGAAAGCGCCCTGCATCATATTAAAATCCTTGAAGACCTTGATTTCCATGACATCATAGTTTCCATGAAGGCTTCTGACGTCAACCTGGCCATCGAGGCTTATGAAAAAGCAGCCATGGCGTTTGATTACCCGCTTCACCTTGGAATTACAGAATCAGGGACCTTGTTTGCCGGCACGGTGAAAAGCGCCGCGGGCCTTGGTGCCATATTAAGCAAAGGCATCGGAAATACTTTAAGGATTTCCTTGAGTGCCGACCCTGTCGAGGAAGTAAAAGTCGCCAGGGAACTTTTGAAGTCATTCGGACTTTCATCCAATGCTGCTACACTCATTTCCTGCCCGACCTGCGGCCGGATCGAGATCGATTTGATCAGCATTGCCAATGAAGTGGAAGAATATATCCAGAAGATCAAAGCACCTATAAAAGTAGCTGTGCTAGGCTGTGCTGTAAACGGCCCTGGAGAAGCCCGTGAAGCAGATATCGGCATCGCCGGCGCCCGCGGGGAAGGCCTATTGTTCCGTAAAGGAAAAATAGTCCGCAAAGTCCCTGAAGATACAATGGTCGAAGAATTAAAAATCGAGATCGATAAAATCGCTGAAGAATACTATGCTAAACAAGAAGCTGAAAAGCAGCTTCAAATGAATGATTAAGCGGCTTGCCGCCCCTTCAGCTGAAGCAAATAAAAGACCGGCTCAATTGTGAGCCGGTCTTTTTTCCCTTCTCCGCCTAAAAGAACGGAAGGATAAAGATTCCGATGATAATGGAGACGGCACCGATGCCGATTGCCCAGGCCCCGGTTGTGCGCGCCCCTCTTCTGCGCGCTATGAAGCCGAGAATGATGCCGGCAGCGCCAAACAGAATTGGCAGGACAAACAGTGAAAGAATCGAAAGCGCTAAAGCTCCATACCCCATCATACCGCCAGAAAGGTCCATCCCGGCATTTTCTTCCCCGCGGTAGTCCTCCCCGCTGCTGTTTCTTCCCAGCGAAACAGGTGCTGCGATTTCGGCGGCTGTTTCTTCTGTATAATTCCTTGATCCATATTCATTATTTTCGCCAAGCTCTTCGCTGTGACGAAGGTCTTGTTCTTGCTGTGAGCGTTCTTGATCTGCCAATATAATCCCTCCGCTTTCAGAAGCCTGATTTGTTAGTAATGGCAAATTAGCTGCCCCCTTCTATAGGGGCATTATTTATTATCTGCTCTTTCCCCCTGTTTTACGATGCTAATGTATGGATAAAAAAACAGGCATTTCTCCTGCAATCCTTTTTGGCGGGCACTAGTTCTGTTAAGATGGTATGAGACATCCATATAAGGAGAAAAAACATATGAAAAGATTTGGCATTGATATCGATGGGACAGTGACCTGCCCTTCCTCGATCATCCCCTATTTGAATGAAGCGTTTCAATTAAACCTGACCCTGGAGGATGTAAAAGAGTATGACTTAAATCCCCTGGTTGACATAAGCGAAGAAGAATTTGCAAAATGGTTCCTTGATAATGAACCAAAGATTTATGCCAACTCCCCGCTGGCTTCAGGAGCAAAACAGGTCCTGAAAGAATGGGAATCAAAGCATGAGCTGTACTTTATCAGTGCACGCGGCTCTACCCTGCAGGAATTGACCGAAGAATGGTTTCTTGAAAACGAGCTTCATTTCCATCATGTAGAATTGATCGGCTCTCATGATAAAATCAGTACTGCAAAAAAGCACAAAGTGGATATATTCTTTGAAGACAAGCATGATAATGCAGTTGCGATCCATGAAGAATGCGGCATACCCGTCATCCTTTTTGATACACCTTATAATCGCGACCCGATCCCTGAAGGGGTTATAAGGGTGAAAGGCTGGTTTGAGGCGAAGGCAGCAGTTGAAAAGTGGCTGAAAGCTGAAAAATAAAAAACGAAAAAACCGGCCCCCAGGCCGGTTTTTCATTTATTAATGAACACAATCCGGGCAGCGGCCATAAATCTCGAATTTATGGCCGGAAACATCGTATCCCTTCAGGTTCTCCTGAAGCCCATTCATTGGGCAAGTATCAATCTCCTTTGTTTTGCCGCAATCAAGGCAGATAAAGTGATGGTGATGGTGATGGTGCGAGCATGTA is a window from the Bacillus infantis NRRL B-14911 genome containing:
- a CDS encoding DUF1189 domain-containing protein; protein product: MNVFKQFFKSLYSPRDIAAFRFQGIGKTIFYVFLLTLLSVLPTIYYFSTAIMSGADAARESLAEDIPDFTIENGELNSDQKAPIIINKNSFTIVFDSTGTANKEELADSNMALAMLKDEFMFVAGGQVQTYSYSMAGDLTLTKEDAVSFLDSIDSVLVIFIIIMALVIYLFSTAVKFIEVSVLALIGLLLRSIAGRRLQYRHLWRMAAYSVTLPTVFFAVMGALQTNVPSGFMINWFVSIIILMLAIKEVPMPKSKQ
- a CDS encoding DUF456 domain-containing protein, with protein sequence MEYVYWTIIIILFAIAFIGLFLPIIPSVLFIIGGFVVYGLSYSFEPFGWLFWLVQGMFVLLLFGADYAANMIGIKKYGGSKAGIWGSTIGILAGPFVIPVLGILIGPFIGAIAAEMIVHRKGIREAAKIGMGSVVGFVSSIAAKGFIQTVMIVYFLFLVL
- a CDS encoding MFS transporter, whose amino-acid sequence is MSKLNKLIGNIELNKDLTLLLLIGGLYSLSVALSNTFVNIYLWKQSGEFKDLGLYNLSIVVIQPLTFILAGRWAKKIDRVIVLRIGVICLALFYLTVLIIGTKASQFLLLLGALLGMGYGFYWLAFNVLTFEITEPDTRDFFNGFLGILSSVGGMIGPISAGFIISRLEKFTGYSIVFGLSLVLFSLAVFLSFFLKRRPAEGGYWFVRIFKERNNNPNWKLVTNAHFFQGLREGTFVFVISVFVFISTGSEMALGTFGLINSGIAFVAYYLASRLIKKKYRIKSILAGGLILYASIFFIIIDVTYARLLMYAASIAIAYPLLLVPYVSMTYDVIGTGWRAAEMRIEYIVVREVFLNMGRVVSILCFLGAVTFFSEEKSIPILLLFVGAGHSVIYFFYRKIQIKPA
- a CDS encoding superoxide dismutase, yielding MAFELPQLPYAYDALEPNIDKETMNIHHTKHHNTYVTNLNNALEGNEELLSKTVEEVVSNLDAVPESVRTAVRNNGGGHANHSLFWQILSPNGGGEPTGELQDAISSKFGNFESFKEEFAKAATTRFGSGWAWLVVNNGELEVTSTPNQDSPLMEGKTPILGLDVWEHAYYLKYQNRRPEYINNFFNAVNWEEVSKRYSSAK
- a CDS encoding peptidoglycan D,D-transpeptidase FtsI family protein, giving the protein MNKKRKKKNHVPMRLNMLFFAVFLLFSMLILRLGVVQIVYGDDYKREIERTEDVTVNNPVPRGKMFDSTGKVIVDNTPQNAITYTNKGASQEEMLKVAENLASLIQKDTEKVQERDKKDYWIIKNQEKADAKVTQKELDALKEKYEDDKEFNKKVYDLKLDRITEEELSSLTDKDLEILAIYRDFTSGYALTPQIVKNKDVTNEEFAVVSENLQFLPGVDTTTDWERYYAFGSTLQSVLGRISKSDEGLPAEKVDYYLARDYSRNDRVGKSYIELQYEDVLHGQKAKVKNITDKGGSLLKTETISEGQRGKDLVLSIDMELQKEVEKILEEELRAAKRSPGTALLDRAYTVLMDPMTGEILTMAGKKIVDGEMQDDALGNITTTYNVGSAVKGATILTGYKEGVIQPGSVIFDGPLRIKGTPIKKSWKNFGPLDDINALKYSSNVYMFQTAIRIGDGVYKPDRPLPLNEEGFDTIRDSFAQFGLGVRTGIDLPNEQTGFKGMSDKPGFMLDLAIGQYDTYSNMQLAQYVSTIANGGNRMEPHIVKEIREPLMDNSELGPILEEIKPKVLNRLDVEENWIERVQEGFRRVMQEPGGTAYGSFGGKGKTYKPAGKTGTAEAFYDGPRREDFGKEPPETMNLSLVSYAPSDNPEVAMAVLVPWAYQGSVDHGANKKIGERVLDAYFDLKKKRAEENKDKEEAVQKVENIEDVKEGQEAEREEAGL
- a CDS encoding Na/Pi cotransporter family protein; its protein translation is MVELNIQQMLFEFLGGLGIFLYGIKFMGDGLQKSAGDKLRDILDKFTTNPVMGVLAGIIVTILIQSSSATTVITVGLVSAGFMTLRQAIGVIMGANIGTTVTAFIIGIDVGEYALPIIALGSIMLFFFKNKKVHNAGQIVFGFGALFYGLELMSGGMKPLRGLEAFHDLTVNMSSNPILGVVVGTLFTVIVQSSSATIGILQGLFSENLINLDAALPVLFGDNIGTTITAVLAAIGASVAARRAAAVHVLFNLIGTTIFLILLHPFNLLISALQDKLSLNPEMTIAFAHGIFNASNTLIQLPFVAALAFIVTKLIPGEDSVVDYKAKHLDPVFIEQSPSIALGQAKEEVLRMGSFAVKGLEETNLFLKTKLKKHSDSTYQLEEAINNLDRKITDYLINLSTSSLSENESEEHTVLMDTVRDIERIGDHFENIIELIEYQQANKVKITESAMNDLEDMFALTISTVKESLESLDHNDKEAARHVVKKEEEIDKMERKLRKQHIIRMNEGTCTGQAGIVYVDIISNLERIGDHAVNIAEAVLGEDN